GCGGCCGCCGACCTCCGCGAGCAGCGCGGAGCCGGCTCGAAGACGGAGGTGTCCTCATGACCGTCACCTCGGACCGTCCCGCAGAGGTCGGCATGGCCCGCCTCCGCAAGGAGGACGAGCGGCTGATCACCGGGCGCACGTTGTGGACTGACAACATCACGATCCGCGGCATGGTGCACCTGGCGATCCTGCGCAGCCCGATGGCGCACGCGCGGATCACGGGGATCGACACCTCCGCGGCGGCGGCGCTGCCGGGCGTCATCGCGGCGTTCAGCGGACGAGATCTCGCCGACGAGCAGGGTGCGCTGCCGTGCGCCTGGCCGGTCACCGACGACATCGTGACACCGGACCACCCGGCGCTCGCGGTCGACGAGGTGCGGTTCGCCGGTGAGGCCGTCGCAGTGGTCGCGGCCCGCGACCAGGCGACGGCGCTCGACGCGCTCGAGGCCATCGACGTCGACTACGAGCCGCTGCCCGTGGTGCTCGACATGGAGGCGGCGCTCGCCGACGGCAGCCCGCTGGTGCACGAGTCGAAGGGCACGAACAAGTCGTACACCTGGATCTTCGACTCCGCGGAGGCCGGCACCGGCGGCTCCATCGACGACGCGATCGCCGAGGCCGAGGTCCACCTCAGCCGGCGCTACGTGCAGCAGCGTCTGATACCCGCGTTCATGGAGCCGCGCAGCGTCGTGGTCGAGCCGACGGGCGGCTCGTTCACCATGTGGTCGGCGACGCAGATCCCACACATCCTCAAACTGATGCTCGCGCTGACGACCGGCATCCCCGAGCACAAGCTCCGGGTCGTCGCGCCGGACGTCGGCGGCGGCTTCGGTGGCAAGCTGCAGGTGACCCCTGAGGAGGTCATCGCGCTGCTCGTCGCGAAACGCACCAACAAGCCGGTCAAGTACACCGAGTCACGCAGCGAGAGCCTGCAGGCCGCCCACCACGGCAGGGACCAGATCCAGCAGCTCGACCTGACGGCCAGGCGCGACGGCACCGTGACCGGCTTCGGTGTCAAGTTGCTCGCCAACATGGGCGCGTACCTCGGTCTGGTGACGCCGGGCATCCCGATCCTCGGCGCGTTCATGTTCAACGCCATCTACAAGTTCCCCGCGTACCGCTTCGACTGCACGGGCGTCTTCACCACCACGGCGTGGACCGACGCCTACCGCGGCGCGGGCAGACCCGAGGCGACCTACGCCGTCGAGCGGATGATGGACGAGCTCGCGGCCGAGCTGGGCATGGACCCGATGGAGGTACGGCGCAAGAACTGGATCACCCACGAGGAGTTCCCGTTCACGACCGTCGCCGGCCTCACGTACGACTCGGGCAACTACGAGGCGGCGACCGACCAGGCGATGTCGACGTTCGGCTACGACGAGCTCCGCAGGGAGCAGGCCGAGCGCCGCGACCGCGGCGACCCCGTGCAGCTGGGCATCGGCGTCTCGACCTACACCGAGATGTGTGGTCTCGCGCCGTCGCGCGTGCTGGGCGCACTGAAGTACGCCGCGGGCGGCTGGGAGCACGCCGACGTCCGCATGCTGGCGTCGGGGAAGGTCGAGGTGGTGACCGGCACGTCACCGCACGGGCAGGGGCACGACACCGCGTGGAGCCAGATCGTCGCGGACCAGCTCGGCGTCCCGTTCGAGGACGTCGAGATCCTGCACGGCGACACCCGCACATCGGTTAAGGGCATGGACACCTACGGCTCGCGCTCGCTCTCGGTCGGCGGCGCCGCCACCGTCATGGCGTGCCAGCGCGTCGTGGAGAAGGCGAAGAAGGTCGCCGCCCACATGCTCGAGTGCAGTGAGGACGACGTCGAGTTCGTCGCCGGCACGTTCAAGGTGAAGGGCAGCCCGGGGTCGGAGAAGACCATCCAGGACATCGCGCTCGCGACGTTCGCCGCGCACGACCTGCCCGAGGGCTTCGAGGCGAGCCTCGACGCGAGCGCGACGTTCGACCCGGAGAACTTCTCCTATCCCCACGGCACGCACCTGTGCGCCGTGGAGGTCGACACCGAGACGGGCATGACGTCGATCAGGTCGTACGTCGCCGTCGACGACGTCGGCCACGTCATCAACCCGATGATCGTCGACGGCCAGGTGCACGGCGGCATCGCGCAGGGCATCGCCCAGGCGCTGTACGAGGACGCCATCTACGACGCGGAGGGCAACCTCGTCACCGGCACCTTCGTCGACTACACCCCGCCGACGGCCGCGGACCTCCCGGCGTTCACCACCAGCCGCACCGAGACGCCGGCGACGACTAACCCGCTCGGGGTGAAGGGCGTCGGCGAGGCGGGCACGATCGCGTCGACGCCCGCGGTGGTCAACGCGATCGTCGACGCCGTTCGCCCGATGGGCGTGACCGACGTGGCGATGCCCTGCTCACCGGAACGGGTCTGGCGGGCGATCCAGCAGGCGAAGGACGGTGCGCGATGATCCCGGCGGCATTCGACTACACATGCCCGGCCGGCCTTGACGAGGCGGTGTCGTCGCTGGCGGAGGCGGGAGAGGACGCGAAGCTCCTCGCCGGCGGCCAGAGCCTGGTCCCGGTGCTGCGGCTCCGTCTGGCGGTGCCGACCGTGCTCGTCGACCTCGGCCGGGTCGAGGAGCTGCGCGGGGTGCGAGACGACGGCGACGCGCTGGTCATCGGCGCGATGACGACGCACCACGACGTCCTGGCCGACCCGCTCGTCCGCGAGCACGCGCCGCTGCTGGCGTTGGCCACGGAGACGGTCGGCGACCGGCAGGTGCGCAACGTCGGCACCGTCGGCGGCTCGATCGCCCACGCCGACCCGGCCGGCGACCTGCCGGCCGTCGCGGTCGCCCTCGACGCGGAGATGGTGATCGCGAACGGCGGCGGTCGCCGTACCGTCCCGGCCCGGGAGTTCTTCGTCGACTACCTGACGACGGTGCTGCAGCCCGACGACGTGCTCGTCGAGGTGCGGGTGCCGAAGCTCGGCGGCTGGGGCGTGCACTACGAGAAGTTCCACCGCACCGCGCAGGCCTGGGCGATCGTCGGGGTCGCGGCGGCGGTACGCCGCGAGAACGGGTCCGTCGCGCAGGCACGGGTCACGCTGACCAACATGGGCTCGGTGCCGATCAGATGCACGTCCGTGGAGCAGGCCCTGGCGGGCGGTGACGCGTCGTCCGACGCGGTCGCGGCGGCGGCAGAGCACGCGACGGAGGGGACCAGTCCGAGCGCCGACCAGAACGCGTCACCCGACTACCGGCAGCACCTCGCCCGCGTCCTCACCGGACGGGCGGTGGCCAAGGCGGCCGGCCTGTAAGAATGCTGCGTGGAGACCGCACGACGCTTGCGGCTCCACAAGCGTTCTGAGGAGAGGGTGTCGATGGAGCTGGAGCACGAGTTCACCGTGCCGGTCGGAGTCAAGGAGGCGTGGGACGTCCTGCTCGACGTCGAACGCATCGCGCCGTGCATGCCGGGGGCGACCGTCCTCGACGTCCGCGGCGACGAGTTCGCCGGCACGGTACGCGTCAAGGTCGGCCCCATCGCGATGACCTATGCGGGCGACGCGCGCTTCGCCGAGAAGGACGAGGCCGCGCACCGCGTCGTCATGGAGGCCGCGGGCAAGGAGAGCCGTGGATCCGGCACGGCGAAGGCCACGGTGACCGCGACGCTCGCCGAGGCCCCGGACGGCGGCACGGCGGTCCGCGTGGTCACCGACCTCACCGTGACGGGCCGTCCCGCCCAGTTCGGTCGCGGCATGCTCCAGGACGTCGGCGGCCGGCTGATCGGCCAGTTCGCCGACAACCTCGCGCAGACCCTGCAGGAGGACAGGTCGGCGGCTTCCGCGACGAATGGCGGCGGGTCGGCCTCGAGTACCGCGACGCCGTCCCCGAGCCCGGGCGTTGAGGCATCGGTGCCGCCGCGCTCGCAGCCGGCCGAGGCACTCGACCTGCTCCAGCTGACCGGCGTCTCGGGCTTCGTCGCGAAGTACAAGGTGCCGATCGTCGGCGCGGTCGCCGGCGGCCTGCTGCTCTGGTTCGTCCTGCGGAAGCGCCGCCGCAGCTGACGTGGACGGCGCCGCGGCCTCACCTCACGAACGTGGACTTCACCTCGTCCCTGCACGAGGTGAAGTCCACGTTGATCACGTTTACGTGATCAACGGGAGCACGCGCGGGGTGGTCAGCTCGCGGATCAGGGTGTCGTGCTGTTCGGGCGTCAGCATCGAGGCGGGCGCGGCGGGGTAGGGCTGGCAGACGCCGACGTGGGCCAGGGCCGCCTTCCAGGCCACGGGCGGGGTGCCGCCGCGGCAGAGGTGGATGACGTGACAGAGCTCACGCTCCAGGCGCAGTGCCTCGCCGAGGTCGCCGGCAACGACCGCGTCGTAGATGCCGACCGGCAGGTGCGGCACGAGGTTGATGCTCGCGGCGATCGTGCCCGTCGCGCCGGCGAGCAGGCACGCGACGAGATAGGTGTCCGAGCCCGTCACGACTGCGAAGTCGGTGCCCTCGGTCGCGGCGAGCACCTTCTGGAAGTACTCGATGTCGCGGCTGCTGTCCTTGATGCCCGCGATGTTCGGGTGGGCGGCGAGCGCTCCGACCACGTGTGGCGCGAAGCTCACCTTGGTGAACACCGGGATGTTGTAGAGGACGACCGGCAGCGGTGACCGCTCGGCGAGGTCCTCGTACAACCGCAGCGCCTCGGTGTCCTGGAGCGGGTAGTAGTACGGCGGCGCGACGAGCGCCGCGGTCGCACCGCGCTCGGCGAGTCCGTGGAGCTCGTCGAGTCCCTCGGCGACCGACGCCAGCGGCACACCGGAGATCACCGGCATCCCCGCGGGGACGCGCTCGCGGACGAGCCTGGTGACCTCGAGCCGCTGTGCCCGGCTCAGCCGCGCGCCCTCGCCGGTGGAGCCGGTCGGGCTGATGCCGACGACGCCGGCTCCGACGACCCGGTCGACCAGCTTCGTCAGGCCGGCCTCGTCGAGGTCGCCGCGCTCGTCGAGGGGGGTGGCCAGGGCCGCGATGGCACCATGCGGAACGGGCGTCATCTGTTGTCCTTCTCCCGAGTCGACGTCGAGTTTCAGCCTATAGCCGGTAGAGCGGGTCGGGCTTGCGGCTGATCGCCCGCCCGCCGTCGACCTGCCAGAGTGCACCGGTGACGAACGCGGCCTCGTCCGACGCGAGGTACGCGACGGCGCTCGCGATCTCCTCCGGCCTGCCGAGCCGGCCGACCAGGGTCGACGGTTCGGGTCCGGCCGGCGAGCCGCCGGAGACGTCGTCGATCTCGTGCATCAGTGCTTCGGAGGCGATCATGCCGGGGACGACGGCGTTGACGCGGACGCCGTGCGGAGCGAGCTCCACGGCGAGGGCGCGGGTCAGCGCGGAGATGCCGCCCTTGCTCGCGGCGTACGCGACGTGCCGGGGGAGCGGGAGCTGGGCGTGCAGGCTCGCGAGGTTGACGATCACGCCGGCCCCCCGCGTCGCCATGTCCCTGCCGGCGTCGCGGCTGAGGAACGCCGTCGCGGTGAGGTTGGTCGCGATGACCGTTGCCCAGTCGTCCTCGTCGAGCGCGAAGAGGTCGTGCCGTGCCCCGAGCGTGGCGGCGTTGTTGACGAGGACGTCGACGCGGCCGTGGTCCCCGATCACGGCCGGCACGAGCGCGGCGCGCTGGTCGCGTACGGCCAGGTCGACGACGTGCGCGGTGGCCCGGCCACCGGCCGCCTCGACGGCGGCCACCGTGGCGCGGGCGCCCTCGCCGTCGACGTCGGCGACCGCGACGACGGTGCCGGAGGTCGCGAGACGCTCGGCGATGGCACGGCCGATCCCGTGAGCCGCGCCGGTGACGACCGCGACTCTCCCGCCAGAGTCCTGACCTCTGTCCATCGCGGACGATCCTGCCGGGAGCGTGGACTGGGTGTCAATCAGAGGTGCGAAAGGGCACCTCCACCCCGGCGTGCCTGGGTGGAGGTGCCCGATGTCTCGCGGGGTCAGCCTGCCTGTTGCCGGTTCGCGAGCTCGTCGTGGACCGTCGCCATGTCGAGGGCGCGGACCTTGCCGATCAGCTCCTCGAGTGCCCGCTCGGGCAGGGCACCGGCCTGGGCGTGCAGGACGATCCCGTCGCGGATGGCGACGATCGTCGGGATCGACATGACGTCGTGGGCCTGTGCCAGTGCCGGCTCGGCGTCGGTGTCGACCTTGCCGAACACGATGTCGGGGTGGCGCTCGGACGCCTTCTCGAAGATCGGGCCGAAGATCCGGCACGGTGGGCACCAGGTGGCCCAGAAGTCCACGAGCACGATCGCGTTGTCGTCCACGACCTGGCTGAAGTTCGCCTCGGTCAGTTCCCTCGTTGCCACCTGCGTGCCTTCTCTCGCTGCGGGTTCGCTCTCGACACCTGTCGGGCGGGCTGTGCATGCAACGAGGGGGCTGGGGCGGAAATTCCGGTGCCGCGCACGGCGGAACGAAGGCTGCCCGCCGAGTCCCGGGGGGTTGACTCGGCGGGCAGCCAGGAGCGGTGGCCGCATGCGCCGCCTGCGCTCCCCTTGAGCAACGAGGTGACCCGGTCGAGGTAACGCGGTTGCTCGGGGATTTCGGCCGGCGCGTCAGGTTACCGATCGGTAACCTTGGGTCGGCTCAGGACGGCAACGGCTTGCCCTTCGTCTCGGGTCCTGCCCAGAAGGTGAAGATCAGCCCGAACACGTAGATCGAGCCGATGACCAGGGCGGTCGTGCTGACCGACCCGAAGGCGTCGACGAGGTACCCGGAGAGCAGGGTCGCCCCGGCGACGATGAACCTGGTCGCGTTGAAGATGATGGTGATCGCCGTGCCGCGCGCATGGGTCGGGAAGAGCTCGACCGGCCAGGTCGCCATCCAGGTGAACACGCCCAGGGTGAAGAACCCGTTGACCAGCGCCGCCCATCGCAGTGCGTCGGGCCCCGCGAACCTGAACAGTACGACGTTCATGATGAGTGCGCCGACGAAGTACACGATCATCGTGGGTCTGCGCCCGAAGAAGTCGTTGAAGAAGCCCATGGCGAAGTAGCCGAGCATCCCGCCGACGTTGTACCAGAGCGCGACCGCCGCAGCCGCGGCCGCCGGATTGCCGCCTTGGACGGCAGCCATGCCCGCGCCGAACTGGGGGACCAGGGTCGACACCGCCCACCAGCCGCCGAGCGTCACGGTCGCGAGGACGAGCAGCTTGACGACCCGCGGTCGGAGCACGGGATCGGCGAAGATGTGCGTCATCGTGAAGGTGGTGAGTGCGGTGTCGTCCTTGTCGAGCGTCTGTCCCGCCCGCTTGCGCTTGCGTGCCTCCCGCCGGCGGTCGTCGGCGTCGATCCACAGCTTCGGGTCCTTGACGTAGCGGCGGATGAAGATCACCAGCAGTGCGGGAAGCACGCCGATGAGGAACATGTACCGCCACGACCCGGGGTCGTTGTTGACGAACGTCCACACCACCGTGGCGAGGATGAAGCCGACGCCGAACCCACCCTGCAGGAACGCGATGCCGCGTCCGCGGGTGCGGTTGGACCACATCTCGGAGACGAGCGCCGCTCCCGGTCCCCACTCCGCGCCCATGCCGAGGCCGGTGAGGAAGCGGAACCCGATGAAGAACCAGTAGTTGGGCGCGAGGGCGGTGAGCCCGGTGAAGACGGCGTACCAGATGATCGCGAACATCAGGACGCGCCGGCGACCGAAATAGTCGGATAGCACGCCGGAGATCATGCCGCCGCATGCCCACGCGGCGAGCGTGATGGCGAGGATGCCGGCGAAGTACAGCGCGGAGGCGTCGGGCGCGACGAGGCTGCCGACGACCTGGTGGCCGACGAGCACCGCGACGTAGGTCTCGAACCCGTCGAGGCACCAGCCGAGCCATGCCGCGGTGAACGCGTTGCGCTTGTCGCGCTTCGCGACTCCCGTCCCGTGTTCCGATCGACTAGGTAGGGATGAGGTGGCTTCCTGACTCATGTCGTGTTGCACCTGCCTTGCGTGGTCTGAACCCCGTCGGATGGATCGGTCCTGGCTCACCGCACCGCCGCTACTCGGCAGCTGCAGCGTGCCCGGTCGTTACCAAGAAATGGGCGAGAGCGGCCTCGGCGACCTCGATGTCCTGCGCCGCCGTACCGCTGCTCACGCCGATGCCACCCACGACGGCACCGTCGACGATGACGGGGATGCCGCCGCCGATGGTCGAGAACCGCCCGCCGTTGGTGCCGTTGATCCGCCAGGTCGGACTGCCGGGGTTACCGTCGTCGCCGTAGAAAGCGGTGGTGTTGCGTGCCGCCGCGGCGGTGAACGCCTTGTCGAGGGCGATGGACACGCTGGAGACCTTGCCTCCGTCGAGGCGTTCGAACGCGATGAGCACGCCCGCATCGTCGACCACGGCGGTGCACTGGGGCACACCGATGACGTCGCAGTGGTTGGCCGCGCCCTGCAGGATGCAGCGCGCGTCCGCGATGTCGAGCCGTCGACTGGTCAGCACGGGCAGCCTCCTCGCTGTAAGGTGCGGGCTATAATACGGTCATACAGACTGTTTGTCATGGTGGAGGTAGGCGCGCATGGTGGACGGCCTTCCGCGTGGCGTGATCGGTGCGTGTCTCACCCCGTTCCGCGCCGACGGCGGCGTCGACGAGGGCGCACTGGAGCGCGAGCTCGAATTCATGGTCGGGCACTGCGACGCGGTCTCGATGCTCGGTGCAGAGGTCTCGGAGTACCGCATGCTCACCGCCGAGGACCGGCGCAGGGTGCTGCGCCGCGGGATCGGCCAGGTGAACGGGCGGGTGCCGGTGCTGTCCGGCGCGTCGAGCCCGCGGCTGCCCGAGGTGGCGGAGCTCGCAGCACTCGCCGCCGCGGCCGGGGCCGACTACGTGCAGGTGTTGATCCCCCGTCGGCCGTGGGGTCCCGACCTCGGTGCCGACGAGGTGCTCGGCTACTTCACCGCGGTGGTCGAGGTGAGCCCGCTGCCCGTGGTCGTGTACCACAACCCGGGGTACGGGTCGGATCCCTCGCCCGACCTGCTCGTCGAACTGAGCCGGCTCGACGGCGTGGTGGCCTTCAAGGAGAGCTCGCGCGACATGGCGCGCATCGGCCGACTCATCGCGGATATCGACGTCGCGGGTCACGCCGGTTACTTCACCACCATGCAGCCACTGCTCGCCACCCTCCTGCAGGGCGGCTCCGGCGCGATGATGCCCGTCCCCGCGACCCTCATCGGTGCCGAGATCGTGCGCGCGGTGCGATTGGGCGACCTCGACGCGGCCAGGCGGTCCCAGGCGCTGTTCGCCGGGTTCCCCGGGCGCTGGAAGTCGTACGGCCTCACCCCGGTCATGAAGTGCGCGATGGGTCATCTCGGCATCGACCTCGGCGTGAGCGTGTCGCCGTACGCCGGCGTGGCCGAGGCGCACGCCGCAGAGATCGGGGAGTTCGTGGCCGACGCGGGGCTGCCGAGCCGCGTCTGACTGGGTGACCACCTGGCTACACCAACGTTCCGCTCTCGGACCACGACCGGAACAGGCCGGCGTCAGGCGTCTCCAGCGAGCCGAACCGGCGGTCGAAGTAGAGCAGCGGGCGTTCGCCCTGGGTGTACCCGCAGGCGAGGACGCGGCCGACGAAGATCGAATGGTCGCCGCCCGGGTGGCTCTCCTCGACGGCACAGACGAAGTGGGCGATGGCGTCGCCGAGGACCGGCGCGGGGTAGTCGGGGAGGAGCGTGAGTCCGGCGAACCGGTCGGTGCCGCGCGTCGCGAAGCGCCGTGCGATCTCGATGTGGTCCTCGCCGAGTACGTTGACGGCGAACGTGCTGCTCGTCTCGAGCGCCTTGTGCGTGGGCAGCGTCTGCTGGATGCAGGCCAGCAGCTGCGGCGGGTCCAGCGAGAGCGAGCAGACCGCCGATGCGGTCATGCCGGCCGGTCCCTCAGGCGTCATCGTGGTGATCACGGTGACGCCGGTCGCGAGCAGGGACATCGAGTCCCTGAAGTGGGCCTGCTCGGGCTCGGGCGCTGGACGGTTGGTCACGAGCCGTCCTCCGGAGTGAGCATCGCAGCGAGTATGGACACCGCAACGTTCGCGCCGCGCGCACGTGAGCGAGGAGCGGAGCGGAGGAGGACG
This Streptosporangiales bacterium DNA region includes the following protein-coding sequences:
- a CDS encoding MFS transporter; protein product: MSQEATSSLPSRSEHGTGVAKRDKRNAFTAAWLGWCLDGFETYVAVLVGHQVVGSLVAPDASALYFAGILAITLAAWACGGMISGVLSDYFGRRRVLMFAIIWYAVFTGLTALAPNYWFFIGFRFLTGLGMGAEWGPGAALVSEMWSNRTRGRGIAFLQGGFGVGFILATVVWTFVNNDPGSWRYMFLIGVLPALLVIFIRRYVKDPKLWIDADDRRREARKRKRAGQTLDKDDTALTTFTMTHIFADPVLRPRVVKLLVLATVTLGGWWAVSTLVPQFGAGMAAVQGGNPAAAAAAVALWYNVGGMLGYFAMGFFNDFFGRRPTMIVYFVGALIMNVVLFRFAGPDALRWAALVNGFFTLGVFTWMATWPVELFPTHARGTAITIIFNATRFIVAGATLLSGYLVDAFGSVSTTALVIGSIYVFGLIFTFWAGPETKGKPLPS
- a CDS encoding dihydrodipicolinate synthase family protein, translated to MVDGLPRGVIGACLTPFRADGGVDEGALERELEFMVGHCDAVSMLGAEVSEYRMLTAEDRRRVLRRGIGQVNGRVPVLSGASSPRLPEVAELAALAAAAGADYVQVLIPRRPWGPDLGADEVLGYFTAVVEVSPLPVVVYHNPGYGSDPSPDLLVELSRLDGVVAFKESSRDMARIGRLIADIDVAGHAGYFTTMQPLLATLLQGGSGAMMPVPATLIGAEIVRAVRLGDLDAARRSQALFAGFPGRWKSYGLTPVMKCAMGHLGIDLGVSVSPYAGVAEAHAAEIGEFVADAGLPSRV
- a CDS encoding molybdopterin-dependent oxidoreductase, giving the protein MTVTSDRPAEVGMARLRKEDERLITGRTLWTDNITIRGMVHLAILRSPMAHARITGIDTSAAAALPGVIAAFSGRDLADEQGALPCAWPVTDDIVTPDHPALAVDEVRFAGEAVAVVAARDQATALDALEAIDVDYEPLPVVLDMEAALADGSPLVHESKGTNKSYTWIFDSAEAGTGGSIDDAIAEAEVHLSRRYVQQRLIPAFMEPRSVVVEPTGGSFTMWSATQIPHILKLMLALTTGIPEHKLRVVAPDVGGGFGGKLQVTPEEVIALLVAKRTNKPVKYTESRSESLQAAHHGRDQIQQLDLTARRDGTVTGFGVKLLANMGAYLGLVTPGIPILGAFMFNAIYKFPAYRFDCTGVFTTTAWTDAYRGAGRPEATYAVERMMDELAAELGMDPMEVRRKNWITHEEFPFTTVAGLTYDSGNYEAATDQAMSTFGYDELRREQAERRDRGDPVQLGIGVSTYTEMCGLAPSRVLGALKYAAGGWEHADVRMLASGKVEVVTGTSPHGQGHDTAWSQIVADQLGVPFEDVEILHGDTRTSVKGMDTYGSRSLSVGGAATVMACQRVVEKAKKVAAHMLECSEDDVEFVAGTFKVKGSPGSEKTIQDIALATFAAHDLPEGFEASLDASATFDPENFSYPHGTHLCAVEVDTETGMTSIRSYVAVDDVGHVINPMIVDGQVHGGIAQGIAQALYEDAIYDAEGNLVTGTFVDYTPPTAADLPAFTTSRTETPATTNPLGVKGVGEAGTIASTPAVVNAIVDAVRPMGVTDVAMPCSPERVWRAIQQAKDGAR
- a CDS encoding glucose 1-dehydrogenase; this translates as MDRGQDSGGRVAVVTGAAHGIGRAIAERLATSGTVVAVADVDGEGARATVAAVEAAGGRATAHVVDLAVRDQRAALVPAVIGDHGRVDVLVNNAATLGARHDLFALDEDDWATVIATNLTATAFLSRDAGRDMATRGAGVIVNLASLHAQLPLPRHVAYAASKGGISALTRALAVELAPHGVRVNAVVPGMIASEALMHEIDDVSGGSPAGPEPSTLVGRLGRPEEIASAVAYLASDEAAFVTGALWQVDGGRAISRKPDPLYRL
- a CDS encoding heme-binding protein, translated to MLTSRRLDIADARCILQGAANHCDVIGVPQCTAVVDDAGVLIAFERLDGGKVSSVSIALDKAFTAAAARNTTAFYGDDGNPGSPTWRINGTNGGRFSTIGGGIPVIVDGAVVGGIGVSSGTAAQDIEVAEAALAHFLVTTGHAAAAE
- a CDS encoding carbon monoxide dehydrogenase; this encodes MELEHEFTVPVGVKEAWDVLLDVERIAPCMPGATVLDVRGDEFAGTVRVKVGPIAMTYAGDARFAEKDEAAHRVVMEAAGKESRGSGTAKATVTATLAEAPDGGTAVRVVTDLTVTGRPAQFGRGMLQDVGGRLIGQFADNLAQTLQEDRSAASATNGGGSASSTATPSPSPGVEASVPPRSQPAEALDLLQLTGVSGFVAKYKVPIVGAVAGGLLLWFVLRKRRRS
- a CDS encoding flavin reductase, with protein sequence MSLLATGVTVITTMTPEGPAGMTASAVCSLSLDPPQLLACIQQTLPTHKALETSSTFAVNVLGEDHIEIARRFATRGTDRFAGLTLLPDYPAPVLGDAIAHFVCAVEESHPGGDHSIFVGRVLACGYTQGERPLLYFDRRFGSLETPDAGLFRSWSESGTLV
- a CDS encoding xanthine dehydrogenase family protein subunit M, which encodes MIPAAFDYTCPAGLDEAVSSLAEAGEDAKLLAGGQSLVPVLRLRLAVPTVLVDLGRVEELRGVRDDGDALVIGAMTTHHDVLADPLVREHAPLLALATETVGDRQVRNVGTVGGSIAHADPAGDLPAVAVALDAEMVIANGGGRRTVPAREFFVDYLTTVLQPDDVLVEVRVPKLGGWGVHYEKFHRTAQAWAIVGVAAAVRRENGSVAQARVTLTNMGSVPIRCTSVEQALAGGDASSDAVAAAAEHATEGTSPSADQNASPDYRQHLARVLTGRAVAKAAGL
- the trxA gene encoding thioredoxin — its product is MATRELTEANFSQVVDDNAIVLVDFWATWCPPCRIFGPIFEKASERHPDIVFGKVDTDAEPALAQAHDVMSIPTIVAIRDGIVLHAQAGALPERALEELIGKVRALDMATVHDELANRQQAG